The Gloeomargarita lithophora Alchichica-D10 genomic sequence GCGGCAATTTTGCGGGTGTTGGACATGGCGAGTGGGGGCACCCGCATGGGGTATCTGCTGGTGGTGGAATTGCCGGACTCAGTAGGCATCACCTTGGGAACGGCCTGGTTACAACCCTATTTAGACAAGATGCCAGGGATCGCTCGTCCCTAGAGATACTGGCTATGTTTACATTTGTTTACAATAGATTTACGGTCACGCAATCGGCGGGGTAGGCGGTGGTTTGGCGGGGGGAATGGGCGGCGCTGGGGGCGGCTTTGCTGTGGGCGAGTATGTCCCGGATTTATGTGGGTTGGGGCAAGACCTTTGCGCCTTTATTGCTGAACTGGCTGAAGGGGGTTTTGGCGTTGGGGATGTTTGCCCTGACCTTGGGGTGGCGGGGGGAAGGGTGGCCGCCGGTGGGAGGCTGGCCTCTGCTGGGCTTGGCGTTGAGTGGCGTTTTGGGGATTGGGGTGGGGGATACGGCGTTTTTTGCCGCCTTAAATTCCCTGGGGGTGCAACGCACATTGCTGATGGATAGCCTGTCGCCTATGCTGGTAACCCTGTTGGCCTGGGCGACCCTGGGGGAGGGCATCCAAGCGGGGCAGTTGGGGGGCATGGGCTTGACGGTGACCGGGGTGGTGCTGGTGGTGACAGAACGCCCGGTGAGTATCCGGGAGCGGTTTCATCTTTGGCCGGGGCTGGGCTGGGGGGGGATTTTTGCCCTCTCCCAGGCGGCGGGGGTGGTGTTGTCCCGCTGGGCGTTGGTGGATTCGCCGATCACGCCCCTGTGGAGTACGACGATTCGCCTGTTGGCGGGGGTATTGGTGTTGGGATTGGGGGTGAATCGCCCGGTATGCCGTCCGGGGTGGCAGGCTCTGCGCCAACAACCGGCTTGGTTATGGAGTTTAACAGGTACAGCGTTTTTAAGTACCTATGTGGGAATTTGGCTCCAACAAACGGCCTTGAAATGGGCACCGGCGGGGATTGCCCAAACCCTGAGTAGTACGAGTCCCCTGTTCGCCCTGGGGTTGGCGCGGGGGGCGGGGGAGCGGGTCAGTCGGCGGGCATGGTGGGGGGTAGGAATCGCCCTGGCCGGTTGCTGGTGGTTATTCCAGGGGTGAGGGTTTTTCTCCCGAATCATTTGCGATGGCGATAGCGAGACAATTCTCTATAATTGCTATAGGACACCTCTATCTATTAGAACCAACCGATAGCCTGCGTGGCGTAGCCATAAATCTCATCGCTGGAATGTAGAGATTCTGGAGAACCAAGTGCGGGGGGTGCCCCCCTGCGACCGCTAATTTACAATTTATAGAGGTGCCCTATATTACTTAACCCAATTCTGTATTTTTATGAATGAATCCGACCCCAAATTCCAAGCCAAACTCCGGCAATTAGAGGTAGAACTCCAGGGGAAAACAGCCGCTCCAGCGAAGGATTCTCCTCAGAAGCACCGGGGGCAAATTCGTCATAATTTGGCAATACCATTCTACCTATTAGCAATTCCCTGGGGACAACAATTTATAGACCAAATTATTTTTGCCGGTCGCTGGAATTTTGTGATTATACCCCGCCAAATTTCCGGGTTGCCAGGGATTTTTTTGTCAGCTTTTTCCCATGCTAATTTTGCCCATTTAATTGCCAATAGTATTCCTTTCATTATTTTTAGTTGGTTAATTCTTTTTCAGAGTCGTAAAAACTATGGCATTACCCTGGGGATAGGTTGGCTAGGAGGGGGTCTATTGTGCTGGTTACTTGGGCCAACTCCGGTGCATGGTTTAAGTGGTGTGGTTTATACTTTATTTGGTTATTTACTCTGGATTGGGTGGCAGGAAAAACGATTGGTTTCCCTGGCGATTTCCCTATTTGTTTTAATCAATTACGGTGGGTTGGTTTGGGGCGTATTACCCCAAGAACCCCAGGTAGCCTGGTGGGGGCATTTGATCGGTTTTGCGTTGGGTATCGGTACGGCCTATTATTTGGGTAAAAAATCAACTCAATCCGCAGTTAAAGAATGAAATTCTCAGATAGAATACACCATCGTTGGAGTAAGTTGATTGCCCCCATAAATGGCAAAATTCCTGCCCAGGGGTGTTGGTCATCCGGCTGGGATTATTATCACTATTATCAGCATCAAAATTTACCAGGGCTGAACTATTACTCCCACTGGTCAACTTATCAAGAACATTATCCCGTTCCCCGTTCGATTTATCCCCAACCCCACGGTGCTTTTCACTGGACAACCATTACCATGCCAGAAAGTTATTGGTTGAGTGTTCCCCAAGCTACCGTATTAAGTGGTCGCCAGTCCGTAGGCAGTGTGGTCGCCCATGATGGCAAAGTCATCCATGATTTGTCTCGACAGTGGGCAAATCACCCACAAAAAAACGAAGCGTGCCATCATAAATTTCCCCGACCGACGCTGTTAGAAAATACCATCGCTGTCCTGGGCATTGGTGGCGGTGGCATGAATTATTACCACTGGTTGACGGATGTTTTACCCCGTATAAATTTACTGAAATATGGGGGGATTTGGGATAAAATTGATTATTTTCTCATTGATGAACCCAGTCCTAAAATGGCTATTGGTTTAGATATTTTAGGGATTCCTTTGGCGAAGAGAATTTATACACGCTTTGACCGAGTTTTATCTAGCCCGCTGGTGATTGCACCGCAATTTTTAAGGGCGCAACCCCGCTGGCGGATTGATTTTTTGCGAGAAACCTTTTTACCCCACAGGGATACCAACTATAGTAAAATCGAAAAAATTTACATCAGTCGTTCTAAAGCGAGTCGCAGGCGGATATTAAATGAGGCGGAAATTTTGGATTATTTAACACCCTTGGGCTATGTGCCCTGTTGGTTAGAAGATTTAAGTTTTTTGGAGCAAGTGAGTTTATTTTCCCAGGCCAAATTTGTAATTGGGTTGCATGGTGCGGGGTTGACGAATATCGCCTGGTGTCCGCCGGGAGGACGTTTACTAGAAATATTCCCCAGTGAGTCTATTCCCAGTTATTATTGGGTATTAGCCAGTCAAGTTGGGGTGGATTATTATTATTTACTTTCCCTAAATTCTCCTCCATTATCTCAGGATGATACGGTGATTGATCTCAAGCAATTTCAGCAGGCGGTAGAACATTTAGAATCCTAGGAATAAAGCCTCAATGAATTTATATACCACTTTCCTTCGCCCGCTTTTGTTTACCTATGATCCGGAATGGGTGCATCACCTATTGATCCAGAAACTTGATCAAACTAAGGGCAAAGAATTTCAGGGGTTAAAACAGCTAATTCATCAACAATTTGGTTACAATCATTTGGCTCTCCACCAACAAATTTGGGGCTGTCATTTTCCTAATCCTGTAGGGTTGGCCGCTGGTTTTGATAAGGATGGTTTGGCCTGGAATTGGTGGGCTGATTTTGGGTTTGGTTTTGCGGAATTGGGCACCGTTACCCCGCAAGCGCAACCGGGGAATCCCCCGCCCCGTTTATTTCGTTTGCCCCAGGATCAGGGGGTCATTAATCGCATGGGATTTAATAATCAAGGGGTGGCACATTTACAACAGCAGTTGACCCATGATTTGGGGTTAGAAAAACGGAAAATTCCCATCGGAATTAACTTGGGTAAGGGTAAAAATACAACCTTAGACCAAGCATGGCGGGATTATTTATATGGGTTTCAAGGCTTGAAAAATTACGGTGATTACTTTGTGATCAATGTCAGTTCTCCCAATACGGCTAACCTGCGGGATTTACAAGCGCAGGCTTTATTAAAACCCATTTTTGAGGCGTTACAACAGGAAAATCTAGGACAAAAACCCCTCTTGGTGAAAATCAGTCCCGATTTAGAAAATCAGGCGATTATTAACATTTTAGAATTAGTTACTACCTATGATTTGGCGGGGGTGATTGCGACGAATACTACGATTGCTCGCCCGGAATTGAAAAGTGCTTATGCTCAGGAAATTGGGGGCTTGAGTGGCCGCCCCTTGACTAGACGCGCCACCGAGGTAATTCACCTAATTTACCAACAGACGCAAGGTCAATTACCGATTATTGGGGTGGGGGGAATTTTCACGGCTGAAGATGCCTGGGAAAAAATCAC encodes the following:
- a CDS encoding DMT family transporter; this translates as MVWRGEWAALGAALLWASMSRIYVGWGKTFAPLLLNWLKGVLALGMFALTLGWRGEGWPPVGGWPLLGLALSGVLGIGVGDTAFFAALNSLGVQRTLLMDSLSPMLVTLLAWATLGEGIQAGQLGGMGLTVTGVVLVVTERPVSIRERFHLWPGLGWGGIFALSQAAGVVLSRWALVDSPITPLWSTTIRLLAGVLVLGLGVNRPVCRPGWQALRQQPAWLWSLTGTAFLSTYVGIWLQQTALKWAPAGIAQTLSSTSPLFALGLARGAGERVSRRAWWGVGIALAGCWWLFQG
- a CDS encoding quinone-dependent dihydroorotate dehydrogenase, coding for MFTYDPEWVHHLLIQKLDQTKGKEFQGLKQLIHQQFGYNHLALHQQIWGCHFPNPVGLAAGFDKDGLAWNWWADFGFGFAELGTVTPQAQPGNPPPRLFRLPQDQGVINRMGFNNQGVAHLQQQLTHDLGLEKRKIPIGINLGKGKNTTLDQAWRDYLYGFQGLKNYGDYFVINVSSPNTANLRDLQAQALLKPIFEALQQENLGQKPLLVKISPDLENQAIINILELVTTYDLAGVIATNTTIARPELKSAYAQEIGGLSGRPLTRRATEVIHLIYQQTQGQLPIIGVGGIFTAEDAWEKITAGACLLQIYTGWVYQGPGIVKKILLDLTEKLTALNLSTISQAVGLAHR
- a CDS encoding rhomboid family intramembrane serine protease; amino-acid sequence: MNESDPKFQAKLRQLEVELQGKTAAPAKDSPQKHRGQIRHNLAIPFYLLAIPWGQQFIDQIIFAGRWNFVIIPRQISGLPGIFLSAFSHANFAHLIANSIPFIIFSWLILFQSRKNYGITLGIGWLGGGLLCWLLGPTPVHGLSGVVYTLFGYLLWIGWQEKRLVSLAISLFVLINYGGLVWGVLPQEPQVAWWGHLIGFALGIGTAYYLGKKSTQSAVKE
- a CDS encoding glycosyltransferase family 61 protein — translated: MKFSDRIHHRWSKLIAPINGKIPAQGCWSSGWDYYHYYQHQNLPGLNYYSHWSTYQEHYPVPRSIYPQPHGAFHWTTITMPESYWLSVPQATVLSGRQSVGSVVAHDGKVIHDLSRQWANHPQKNEACHHKFPRPTLLENTIAVLGIGGGGMNYYHWLTDVLPRINLLKYGGIWDKIDYFLIDEPSPKMAIGLDILGIPLAKRIYTRFDRVLSSPLVIAPQFLRAQPRWRIDFLRETFLPHRDTNYSKIEKIYISRSKASRRRILNEAEILDYLTPLGYVPCWLEDLSFLEQVSLFSQAKFVIGLHGAGLTNIAWCPPGGRLLEIFPSESIPSYYWVLASQVGVDYYYLLSLNSPPLSQDDTVIDLKQFQQAVEHLES